Genomic DNA from Cololabis saira isolate AMF1-May2022 chromosome 20, fColSai1.1, whole genome shotgun sequence:
GCTATCGACTCCTTGCACCTGAGTGAGGGAGGTGTTCTTGCAGATCCTGAGGAGTTCAAGCTCATGGTTGACGCAGTCGTCATTGTCGCAGCGATCAGAACGTGGAGCTGGACCTTTCCACGGCTTCAAACACTGCCAGCAGAACTGGTAAGCTTTCTTTTCTGCTTTGCACACGATGCACTCCACGTTCAGATTACTCAGGTCTTCTCTCTCGATGTAGGTTTTGCAACCAGGACACTGTTACAAACAAAATTTCAGTGTTAGACTACACAAAAACctgtctttgttgttgttgatccCACTTTCAACACAGAAAAAATGTCCCGCTCATGTTAAATACAACCCTGGTACTGGCAGCAACCACACAGAACTAAAGCAATGTGAAATAGGGCATTCCCAGTGTTACACCATAAGGTTGTAATCTGACCACTGGGAATAATTTGTGTCTCAGTGTCTTTCTGAAGAATTCATCAGAATGTCAACTGAGCCATCAgaccaataaataataaaggttTCAATAAACTCATGAACCAAGTAGAACTCACAATTCACAAATTGACTTGTAGTTAAGTGTTAAAAGGAAGACTAAGCCTCACCCTGCCTATTTGTGTTTTTCCTGCTCTCTGCACAATTCTTCATGAAACAGTGTGTTACTTACTGATTTAAAATCACAGTACTCTGCAGCAGCTATATGAGCGATGTTCTCTTCAAAGTGCTGCATTTCTTCAACTGTCAGCACTGCCAGCTTGCGAACCTCTTGATAAGACCACAAAGCATCACACTTTTGCAGGGTGCCTTCCAATAGAGCGGGGCATTTAAATTTGTACTGACCCTGAAAAGACAAGATGTGGGCACTGATCATCTCTTACGGGCAATTTTTAACCTGCACAAAGTCACAATTTCCTGCTACTTTGATGCAACAGAAACAATTCTGAGCAGAATATTGACTCAACATCGACATTTTATGGcacactattattattattattattattattattattatgactgttatgattatgattattatgattaCAGCTCTTTTAATGCATTCTAACAACATCTGTCTTGGACATGGGTCAACAGCTATGGCTGTCAGCTGTTTGCTTGTAGGTAGTACTGCAGAGTGGAAAGTTTTTCTTCAAGGAATATCGCTGCTGGTCCCCACACAAAATTAATAACAGAAGCAAAACTGAAATGAAACAGTGGAGGTGTGGGCCAAACAGCAAACAAAGAGAGCATATACATGAACAAATGGAAATAAACTGAAGTGAGCTTTGGCCCCTCACAGTCCAAGCATGAATAAACGCAACAAAACACAGATAATCCTGCATGCAGTAATGAATCAAATATAACCCTAAATTAGTTCAGAGTTAGAATAATTTTAATGGAAACTacaccaaataaatgaaatactaTTGActagctgtaaaaaaaaacattcatgtaCTGCTAATGTTTTCCACTGAAACATTAAAGGGGTACAGTGTTGCTCAATAACACCTGGACTGTAACTAGAATTGTTAGAAAAACTAGAATTGAACAAATTTTGCCAATGGGTGCCGAAACTTTTGCATGCCAATCtgcacagtttttcttttttcttttgaatggtCTCTTAAAAGGAAATTGGATAATAAACCATAGTGTTATCAGTTGTGTTCGGCCACACCTCTGCCACCTGTTGGTCAGATACTAGAAGTGGCCTGTTATAGGGCTTTGTGTGGTCAAATAAAGCAACCTTGAAGTGGACTCCAGACGTGTTGATACTCTGATACTTTAACTTCCATCTCCATAACACAAAGAAATGTGTGGTTATAACTGTGTGGCCACAGTGCTGTTATATGAAAGCAGAGACGTGACTGGTCACCTGGTCCAGCAGGCTGCGGCACCAGCCGGTGAGGGACTGCGGGGTGACGGCGTGGCCGCAGGACATCTCTGCTCGGAGACCTACGTCTTCTTCATCAGGGGCTGGAGGCAGAAACAACACTGAAACAAACATTGCTGCAAATAAACTGCACATCTAATGTGGAGAAAACCCGAGTCAGCCTGTTTCCCTCCATATAAACCAAGTTTTAAACGCTTTACTTTGTTTTCACATCACATAACCGCAATTCATTTCAGGGCTAATTACCTTATAACaatatcatttttaaattatttataatcagTGCTTACGCAGAGGGTCCAGAGCATCAGGCCTGTTGACAAATTTGAGCGTCGTGTCTCTGCGATCATATCGTTTTTCGTCCAGATTCGGTTGGCTCATTTTGGACGTCTGCAAAAGCACCTGTCCGATCTGCAAGTCAACTGCGCAGCAACTGCTGCTGTGCTACTCTTAAAGCACAAAGATCCGTTTTTACTTTCAGTTTCTCACGGATTTCCAAGAAGTCACGTGAATGCAAAAATACCAGGCGGATGAGCTTATTTGTTTTTGCGCACAGGCGACTCTGTGGCAATTTAAGTTTTATTTGTCGAGGaacattaactgtatttgtaacATTTC
This window encodes:
- the si:ch211-212k18.15 gene encoding uncharacterized protein si:ch211-212k18.15; amino-acid sequence: MSQPNLDEKRYDRRDTTLKFVNRPDALDPLPPDEEDVGLRAEMSCGHAVTPQSLTGWCRSLLDQGQYKFKCPALLEGTLQKCDALWSYQEVRKLAVLTVEEMQHFEENIAHIAAAEYCDFKSCPGCKTYIEREDLSNLNVECIVCKAEKKAYQFCWQCLKPWKGPAPRSDRCDNDDCVNHELELLRICKNTSLTQVQGVDSCPSIRACPTCGQKVEHDKTGCKNILCPRCQVEFCFVCLKLTPACLETSSYFIPCSDGVAPRQTSIPVWLRR